One Succinivibrio dextrinosolvens DNA window includes the following coding sequences:
- a CDS encoding RNA ligase codes for MRILCLLRGIPASGKSYFIHENNLEEYTLCADNFRLALSSPVLLPNGDCCISQNNDKEVWDLLFSCLEKRMQQGQFTVVDATHTGNHNFPEYKDLAEKYKYRIYCVDFSDVSLETCLERNALRGFRKVPENVIRRMHQRMMAQKLPGWLKLVKREDFRSKVLYREHDFDCYENVYIIGDIHGCNTVLQEFLRNNGNLSEKNLYVFLGDYLDRGKENLEVLNFLISVMNKENVVLLEGNHENSIRCYLNNEVIRSHYFKYITLPEIEDKLDRVQLRAFYRKLAQCYCGCMTVGGRKQHLIMSHGGIPYTEKNPVFINASEFIKGVGRYEDYMNVARQWNEHAPADCIQFFGHRNIDESPVKLFDNVYNLEGQVEQGGCLRAVRVNSDGIYPLEYRNSVFKEKASANKDDSMALVGKAIEEFRGSKLIDEKSFGDLSSFNFTRDAFNNSRWNSLTVLARGLYVDIRALKIVARGYDKFFNIDENRLTYLGNLKERLKFPLTVYKKENGFLVLISVYKDELFVTTKSNPEGKMAEIARELVGKMLSAEAAAELKNYLFQNNCTLLCEGICPTEDPHIISYERDDLIMLDLVKNDLVYEKKPFSELKKLSEKIGLKCKVQEQFNLTSFDEFCGFYKKYSEDISASKEEGFVIEDSSGFQVKLKTLYYRYWKQMRTVVGRFRKGESFKNSLPKGGADFGRWLQSKNPEELPVDIIGIRDIYMKETGNIL; via the coding sequence ATGCGCATACTGTGTCTGTTAAGAGGTATTCCTGCTTCAGGAAAATCTTACTTTATCCATGAGAATAATCTTGAGGAATATACGCTCTGCGCTGATAATTTCAGATTAGCCTTAAGCTCGCCTGTGCTGCTGCCAAACGGCGATTGCTGTATCAGCCAGAATAACGACAAAGAGGTTTGGGATCTGCTATTTTCCTGTCTTGAGAAAAGAATGCAGCAGGGTCAGTTTACTGTTGTTGATGCGACTCATACCGGTAATCATAATTTTCCTGAATACAAAGATCTTGCCGAGAAATACAAATATCGTATCTACTGTGTGGATTTTTCTGACGTTAGTTTGGAAACATGCCTTGAAAGAAACGCCTTGCGTGGCTTTAGAAAGGTTCCTGAGAATGTCATCAGAAGAATGCATCAGAGAATGATGGCGCAGAAGCTTCCTGGCTGGCTTAAGCTGGTTAAAAGGGAGGACTTCAGATCTAAAGTATTATATCGTGAACATGATTTTGACTGTTACGAGAATGTTTATATCATCGGTGATATTCATGGCTGCAATACTGTTCTGCAGGAGTTTTTAAGGAATAACGGCAATCTTTCTGAAAAGAACCTTTATGTGTTCCTAGGCGATTATCTTGACAGAGGAAAAGAGAACCTTGAGGTTTTGAATTTTCTGATATCTGTCATGAATAAAGAAAATGTGGTTCTTTTGGAAGGTAATCATGAGAACTCAATTAGGTGTTATCTGAATAATGAGGTAATACGCTCTCATTACTTTAAGTACATAACTCTGCCAGAAATTGAGGATAAGCTTGACAGAGTTCAGCTTCGGGCCTTTTACCGTAAGCTGGCCCAGTGCTACTGCGGATGTATGACTGTAGGAGGAAGAAAGCAACATCTTATCATGTCCCATGGTGGTATTCCTTATACAGAAAAGAATCCTGTTTTTATCAATGCCTCAGAATTTATCAAAGGCGTTGGGCGCTATGAGGATTATATGAATGTGGCAAGACAGTGGAATGAGCATGCTCCTGCTGACTGTATTCAGTTTTTCGGACATCGTAATATTGATGAATCTCCTGTAAAACTCTTTGATAATGTTTACAACCTGGAAGGTCAGGTTGAACAGGGTGGCTGCCTCAGAGCTGTGAGAGTAAACTCTGATGGTATTTATCCATTGGAGTACAGAAATTCTGTATTTAAAGAAAAAGCCTCTGCTAATAAAGATGACAGCATGGCGCTTGTAGGAAAAGCCATTGAAGAGTTTCGTGGTTCAAAACTGATTGATGAAAAGTCTTTTGGTGATCTGTCATCATTTAATTTTACCCGAGATGCTTTCAACAACAGCCGCTGGAACAGTCTGACGGTCCTTGCCAGAGGACTTTATGTGGATATCAGAGCCCTAAAGATTGTGGCAAGAGGCTATGACAAGTTCTTCAACATAGATGAGAACCGCCTTACTTATCTTGGCAATCTTAAGGAAAGACTTAAATTTCCTTTAACAGTCTATAAAAAGGAAAACGGCTTTCTTGTTCTGATTTCTGTGTACAAGGATGAGCTTTTTGTAACAACCAAGTCCAATCCTGAAGGCAAAATGGCTGAAATTGCCAGAGAGCTTGTAGGAAAAATGCTCAGTGCAGAGGCTGCTGCAGAGCTTAAGAATTATCTTTTTCAGAACAACTGTACTCTTCTGTGTGAAGGCATATGTCCAACAGAAGATCCTCATATAATTAGCTATGAACGCGATGATCTCATTATGCTTGATCTTGTGAAAAATGATCTTGTGTATGAGAAAAAACCTTTCTCCGAGCTAAAGAAACTTTCAGAGAAAATCGGACTTAAGTGTAAGGTGCAGGAGCAATTTAACCTTACCAGTTTTGATGAGTTTTGTGGCTTTTACAAAAAGTATTCTGAAGATATCAGTGCCTCAAAAGAGGAAGGTTTTGTTATTGAGGATTCTTCAGGTTTTCAGGTAAAGCTGAAGACTTTATATTATCGCTACTGGAAGCAGATGAGAACCGTGGTAGGCCGTTTCCGAAAGGGCGAGTCCTTCAAAAACAGTCTTCCTAAAGGTGGTGCTGATTTTGGACGCTGGCTTCAGAGTAAAAATCCAGAGGAACTGCCTGTGGATATCATAGGTATCAGAGATATTTATATGAAGGAAACTGGCAATATACTTTAA
- a CDS encoding AAA family ATPase → MGSYLNTGFDNFKRICSSKIYVDKTELISVINDYVETEQRFFCISRPRRFGKSVTANMLCAYYSKDTDSSFLFDNLKISHDGSYKTHLNQYNTIFINMQQFFSNADLNVEKMLSDIESEIKNELKQAFPHIEISDERKLNLVLSDIYNKESPLNKKGFIFIIDEWDCIMREKQSDAEGIKIYLDYLRTLLKDQSYVALAYMTGILPIKKCGTHSSLNMFDEYSMTDPGEYASYIGFTENEVLILCEEYKVDFGLMKKWYDGYSFENSPHLYNPNSVVCAIDENKFKSYWTQTETFESLRRYIDLNMAGLRDEVVKLIAGNEVVVNTSRFHNDMTTFETKDDVLTLLIHLGYLAIIPDSALKGVDNDRIFAVHIPNEEIRKEFRNITEENKNYPGIYALISQSLDLLDKIYEMDNKAVAEAFDLAHQDHTSILKYNDENSLSCVISLALNLASVDIYNVHRELPAGKGFADMVFLPKQGVEKPALLLELKYDKSAQTAIDQIKQNNYGRIFRDYKGEVLVVGINYDKDTKEHQCFIEKMQN, encoded by the coding sequence ATGGGCTCATATTTAAATACTGGTTTTGATAATTTTAAAAGAATTTGCTCTTCAAAAATCTATGTTGACAAAACTGAACTAATCTCTGTCATAAATGATTATGTAGAGACTGAGCAGCGATTTTTCTGTATAAGCCGACCAAGACGCTTTGGAAAATCGGTAACCGCAAATATGCTATGTGCATACTACTCAAAGGATACTGACAGCTCTTTTCTGTTTGATAATCTTAAAATATCTCATGACGGCTCTTACAAAACTCACTTAAACCAGTACAACACCATCTTTATAAACATGCAGCAGTTTTTTAGCAATGCTGATTTGAATGTTGAAAAGATGTTATCAGACATTGAGTCCGAAATTAAAAATGAATTAAAACAGGCTTTTCCTCACATTGAAATTTCTGATGAAAGAAAACTTAATCTTGTTCTATCTGATATATACAATAAAGAATCTCCATTAAATAAAAAAGGTTTTATTTTCATCATCGATGAATGGGACTGCATCATGAGAGAAAAACAGAGTGATGCAGAGGGAATAAAGATATATCTTGATTACCTTAGAACTCTCCTAAAAGACCAGTCTTACGTCGCTCTTGCATACATGACAGGAATTCTTCCAATCAAAAAGTGCGGGACTCACAGCTCCTTGAATATGTTTGATGAATACTCAATGACCGATCCTGGAGAATATGCATCGTACATTGGATTCACAGAAAATGAGGTGCTAATTCTTTGTGAAGAGTACAAAGTTGACTTCGGTTTAATGAAGAAATGGTATGACGGCTATTCTTTTGAGAACTCACCTCATCTTTATAACCCAAATTCTGTCGTCTGTGCCATTGACGAAAATAAATTCAAAAGCTACTGGACACAGACAGAAACCTTTGAAAGTCTAAGACGCTATATAGATTTGAATATGGCTGGACTTAGAGATGAGGTTGTAAAACTCATTGCCGGAAATGAAGTTGTGGTTAATACTTCAAGATTCCACAATGATATGACAACCTTTGAGACCAAGGATGATGTACTAACCCTGCTTATCCATTTAGGTTATCTTGCAATCATTCCTGATTCAGCTCTCAAAGGAGTAGATAATGACAGGATTTTTGCAGTTCATATACCAAATGAAGAGATAAGAAAAGAATTCCGTAATATCACTGAGGAGAACAAGAACTATCCTGGAATCTATGCTCTTATCAGTCAGTCTCTGGATTTACTCGATAAAATCTATGAAATGGACAACAAGGCTGTAGCAGAAGCTTTTGATTTAGCTCATCAGGATCATACATCCATTCTCAAATACAATGACGAGAACTCCTTAAGCTGTGTCATTTCACTGGCCTTAAATCTTGCATCGGTAGACATTTACAATGTCCACAGGGAGCTTCCTGCAGGAAAGGGCTTTGCTGATATGGTTTTCCTTCCTAAGCAGGGAGTTGAAAAACCAGCTCTACTGTTGGAACTTAAATACGACAAGTCAGCACAAACTGCGATTGACCAGATAAAACAGAATAATTACGGCAGAATCTTCCGTGACTATAAGGGAGAGGTTCTGGTTGTTGGCATTAACTACGATAAAGACACCAAAGAACATCAGTGTTTTATTGAGAAAATGC
- a CDS encoding DNA-processing protein DprA produces MTSIAVIGSRNPTQNSVKAVKLWLDKYLEQNRDDKVTIVTGGAFGMDTEAMKYAVLRKLRLKVFRPDKYHNQRLCEELKNNPLCDIIQTDVGYLERNTMVIENSDLVVSSDYGNGTIDSMEKAIARGLEVYVIGEYISSAKFKRALPASNIAIIDKRKVLEGDFSSVPKAD; encoded by the coding sequence ATGACTAGTATTGCTGTTATAGGAAGCAGAAATCCTACTCAAAACTCCGTCAAGGCCGTAAAGCTCTGGCTTGATAAATACTTGGAGCAGAATAGAGATGACAAGGTTACCATTGTAACCGGAGGTGCCTTTGGCATGGATACAGAAGCGATGAAGTATGCCGTATTACGAAAACTAAGACTCAAAGTATTCCGTCCTGACAAATACCATAACCAGAGATTATGCGAAGAGCTTAAGAACAATCCTTTGTGCGATATCATTCAGACTGATGTTGGATATCTTGAACGAAATACCATGGTCATTGAGAATTCTGATCTGGTGGTAAGCTCTGATTATGGAAACGGTACTATTGATTCCATGGAAAAAGCCATTGCCAGAGGTCTTGAGGTATACGTAATTGGAGAGTATATCTCATCTGCAAAATTTAAACGTGCCCTCCCCGCTTCAAACATAGCTATAATTGATAAG
- a CDS encoding YqiA/YcfP family alpha/beta fold hydrolase produces the protein MQRYVVLGRNDNVLDYREAEEFYRGCSITEITDEEHQIKDYEPYAKEISTMKYAVCYIDLDELESQN, from the coding sequence ATACAAAGATATGTAGTCTTAGGCAGAAATGATAATGTCCTTGACTACAGAGAAGCTGAAGAATTCTACAGAGGCTGCAGTATTACCGAGATTACGGATGAAGAGCATCAGATAAAAGACTACGAGCCATATGCAAAAGAAATATCAACAATGAAATATGCCGTTTGTTATATCGATCTTGACGAACTTGAAAGTCAAAACTAG
- a CDS encoding DIP1984 family protein — protein sequence MTLAEALMERAELKAKISAVSERIEDNILVQDNEAPGEDPKELLPELTASIQRLRVLISQINKTNCCTLIDGESLTDLIARRDCLLLEISSYRDFTETSRRSTDRARGSEIKIRPCIEVKKLQKRLDDLSKDLRELEVKLQKANWNTELIEA from the coding sequence ATGACTCTAGCAGAAGCATTAATGGAAAGAGCTGAGCTCAAGGCAAAAATCTCAGCAGTATCAGAGCGCATAGAAGACAACATTCTGGTGCAGGACAACGAAGCTCCTGGTGAAGATCCTAAGGAACTGCTTCCTGAGCTTACAGCTTCCATTCAGAGACTGAGAGTTCTGATAAGTCAGATCAACAAGACCAACTGCTGTACTTTAATCGATGGAGAGAGTCTAACCGATCTGATAGCAAGACGAGACTGTCTTCTGCTTGAAATCAGCTCCTACAGGGACTTTACAGAAACCTCAAGACGCTCAACTGACAGAGCCCGCGGTTCTGAAATCAAAATCAGACCCTGCATTGAGGTTAAGAAGCTGCAGAAGAGGCTTGATGATCTATCAAAAGATCTGCGTGAGCTTGAAGTAAAGCTGCAGAAAGCCAACTGGAATACAGAACTCATCGAAGCATAA
- a CDS encoding AAA family ATPase, translating to MGSYLNTGFEKFEESLNARLYVDKSELISVLNDYVETEQRFFCISRPRRFGKTVTANMLCAYYSKNTDSSFLFDNLKISHDDSYKTHLNQYNTLFLNITDEFNRAEQNVKTMIKRITDFVSGEIKEAYPEIKLLDQYDLSLTLESMYSQTKKGFVIVIDEWDCIMRERKTDAEGIKTYLEWLKLLMKDKSYVALAYMTGILPIKKCGTHSSLNMFDEYSMTDPGDYASYIGFTENEVLSLCEEYKVDFGLMKKWYDGYSFENSPHLYNPNSVVCAIDENKFKSYWTQTETFESLRRYIDLNMAGLRDEVVKLIAGNEVVVNTSRFHNDMTTFETKDDVLTLLIHLGYLAIIPDSALKGVDNDRIFAVHIPNEEIKDEFRNITEENKNYPGIYALISQSLDLLDKIYEMDNKAVAEAFDLAHQDHTSILKYNDENSLSCVISLALNLASVDIYNVHRELPAGKGFADMVFLPKQGVEKPALLVELKYDKSAQTAIDQIKQKNYGRIFRDYKGEVLIVGINYDKDSKEHQCFIEKMQN from the coding sequence ATGGGCTCATATTTAAATACTGGTTTTGAAAAATTTGAAGAATCACTGAACGCAAGACTATATGTAGATAAATCAGAACTAATCTCTGTCTTAAATGATTATGTAGAGACTGAGCAGCGATTTTTCTGTATAAGCCGACCAAGACGCTTTGGAAAAACGGTAACCGCAAATATGCTATGTGCATATTACTCAAAGAATACTGACAGCTCTTTTCTGTTTGATAATCTTAAAATATCTCATGACGACTCTTATAAAACTCACTTAAATCAGTACAATACCCTCTTTCTAAATATTACAGATGAGTTTAATCGCGCAGAACAAAATGTTAAAACTATGATTAAACGAATCACAGACTTTGTTTCTGGAGAAATAAAAGAAGCTTATCCAGAGATAAAACTTCTAGACCAATATGATTTATCATTAACTCTTGAGTCAATGTATTCTCAAACAAAAAAAGGTTTTGTTATTGTCATTGACGAATGGGACTGCATCATGAGAGAGAGAAAGACTGATGCAGAAGGAATAAAAACTTATCTTGAATGGCTAAAACTTTTAATGAAAGATAAGTCTTATGTTGCTCTGGCCTACATGACAGGAATTCTTCCAATCAAAAAGTGCGGGACTCACAGCTCCTTGAATATGTTTGATGAATACTCAATGACCGATCCTGGAGATTATGCATCGTACATTGGATTCACAGAAAATGAGGTGCTAAGTCTTTGTGAAGAGTACAAAGTTGACTTCGGTTTAATGAAGAAATGGTATGACGGCTATTCTTTTGAGAACTCACCTCATCTTTATAACCCAAATTCTGTCGTCTGTGCCATTGACGAAAATAAATTCAAAAGCTACTGGACACAGACAGAAACCTTTGAAAGTCTAAGACGCTATATAGATTTGAATATGGCTGGACTTAGAGATGAGGTTGTAAAACTCATTGCCGGAAATGAAGTTGTGGTTAATACTTCAAGATTCCACAATGATATGACAACCTTTGAGACCAAGGATGATGTACTAACCCTGCTTATCCATTTAGGTTATCTTGCAATCATTCCTGATTCAGCTCTCAAAGGAGTAGATAATGACAGGATTTTTGCAGTTCATATACCAAATGAAGAGATAAAAGATGAATTCCGCAACATCACCGAGGAAAACAAGAACTATCCTGGAATCTATGCTCTTATCAGTCAGTCTCTGGATTTACTCGATAAAATCTATGAAATGGACAACAAGGCTGTAGCAGAAGCTTTTGATTTAGCGCATCAGGATCATACATCCATTCTCAAATACAATGACGAGAACTCCTTAAGCTGTGTCATTTCACTGGCCTTAAATCTTGCATCGGTAGACATTTACAATGTCCACAGGGAGCTTCCTGCAGGAAAGGGCTTTGCTGATATGGTTTTCCTTCCTAAGCAGGGAGTTGAAAAACCAGCTCTACTGGTCGAACTGAAATACGATAAATCTGCTCAAACTGCAATTGACCAGATAAAACAGAAGAATTACGGCAGAATCTTCCGTGACTATAAGGGAGAGGTTCTGATTGTTGGCATTAACTACGATAAAGACAGCAAAGAACATCAGTGTTTTATTGAAAAAATGCAAAACTAG